From a region of the Euwallacea similis isolate ESF13 chromosome 19, ESF131.1, whole genome shotgun sequence genome:
- the Wwox gene encoding WW domain-containing oxidoreductase, translating to MDFEEDSEDELPPGWEERVTIDGSVYYANHLTKNTQWRHPRTGKKKRVAGRLPFGWERVVSPDGKVVFVNHVDGSTTYTDPRLAFAIEEKEHVNDFRQRFDASSTALAVLIGQDLSGKLAIITGSNAGIGFETARSLAKHGCTVIFACRNLPAAEKAIQLICRNERLNIADNCVPIELDLCSLDSVVQFCNIIKSKFQQVDILILNAGVFGLPFSKTWDRLEMTFQVNHLSHFYLTLLLDPLLVQGSRVVIVSSESHRFANLTLESINPLTLSPETSRHYWDMTAYNNSKLCNVLFGRQLAKNLQSRGISVFSLHPGNMVYSKLSRYWCLYKILFALVRPFTKSLQQAASTSVYCATAPELVGVTGVYFNNCCPCQESQAAQNEHMAKLLWNVSIDMIKTVLGKNAPGLDNKRIHIEAQINAEVTNEIRLNLDNKQD from the exons ATGGACTTCGAAGAAGACAGCGAAGATGAATTACCTCCTGGTTGGGAGGAGAGG GTAACTATAGATGGTTCAGTGTATTATGCCAATCATTTAACCAAAAACACTCAGTGGAGACATCCTAGAACTGGAAAGAAGAAGCGAGTAGCTGGTAGACTTCCATTTGGGTGGGAAAG AGTGGTTTCTCCTGATGGCAAAGTAGTTTTTGTCAATCATGTAGACGGAAGTACCACATATACAGATCCTCGATTAGCATTTGCCATTGAGGAAAAGGAACATGTCAATGATTTCAGGCAGCGTTTTGATGCATCGAGCACAGCCCTTGCA GTGTTGATTGGCCAAGATTTATCCGGCAAACTGGCTATTATAACCGGATCAAATGCAGGAATCGGCTTCGAGACTGCCAGATCTTTAGCAAAACACGGCTGCACTGTGATTTTCGCCTGCAGAAACTTACCAGCCGCCGAAAAAGCCATTCAGCTCATTTGCAGAAATGAACGATTAAATATTGCCGACAACTGCGTTCCTATAGAGTTGGATCTCTGCTCTCTGGACTCCG TCGTGCAATTTTGTAACATCATAAAAAGCAAATTCCAGCAAGTTGACATATTGATCTTAAATGCTGGGGTGTTCGGGCTGCCATTCTCTAAAACCTGGGACCGTTTGGAAATGACTTTCCAAGTCAACCATTTGTCCCATTTTTACTTAACTTTGCTATTAGACCCGCTGCTTGTGCAAGGGTCCAGGGTCGTTATAGTTTCATCGGAATCTCACag ATTTGCTAACCTCACGTTGGAATCTATAAATCCTCTAACATTGTCACCTGAAACTTCTCGTCATTACTGGGATATGACCGCGTATAATAATTCCAAGCTCTGCAATGTTTTATTTGGGAGACAGCTGGCAAAAAATCTGCAAAGCAGAGGCATATCTGTGTTTAG TCTACACCCTGGAAATATGGTTTACTCTAAGCTGAGCAGATACTGgtgtttatataaaattctgTTTGCTCTGGTAAGGCCCTTTACCAAGAGTCTACAACAAGCTGCCTCGACATCAGTGTATTGCGCCACTGCTCCTGAATTAGTTGGAGTAACTG GAGTGTATTTCAACAACTGTTGCCCTTGTCAAGAAAGTCAGGCTGCCCAAAATGAACACATGGCCAAACTATTGTGGAATGTGAGCATTGACATGATAAAAACCGTTTTAGGAAAGAACGCTCCCGGTTTGGACAATAAGCGAATACACATCGAGGCTCAAATAAACGCTGAGGTTACAAatgaaattagattaaatCTAGATAACAAACAAGACTGA
- the Wee1 gene encoding wee1-like protein kinase gives MSVCSSQEDSKYMENEDVNSSGYGDMSFELSYDNGEDLDSGSPQSARKSNIARNDSFRTPAPSKLSFSPPYKRVRALRLFDSPLTPKTIIQKSSSSTTPLPRSRLFGDKPKAVPSAYEAKEKPAANVNPFTPDGQLLSKKRSRSVRSLCSPKIKPPIFDVNDVDASDEEIEQPTKRVALQESNIPRYHREFLELELIGKGQFGSVFKCVNRLDGCVYAIKKSTKPVAGSAFEKTALNEVYAHAVLGKHQHVVRYYSAWAEDNHMIIQNEYCSGGSLAEKIVNEPLSTSELRRMLLHVAEGLRYIHSEGLVHMDLKPGNIFISIEKKVNLTNYDSADDGFEDLEDSQMYEEELTYKIGDLGHVTSLSNPQVEEGDCRYLPNEILHEDYSHLTKADVFALGLSALECAGAGPLPKNGPKWHVIREGQIPQLPQKLTKDLLELIKSMIHPDPMQRPSTLQILQHRSLNPDCSKSKADLTRELNAEKLRNEMLVKQLKEAALCIKSIQNSRLIGKKVNRSVSTTTF, from the exons ATGTCGGTTTGCAGCAGCCAGGAGGACTCCAAATACATGGAAAACGAAGATGTCAATTCGTCTGGTTATGGAGATATGTCTTTTGAGTTGTCTTATGATAATGGTGAGGACTTGGACTCTGGCAGCCCCCAATCGGCGAGGAAATCAAATATTGCTAG GAATGACAGCTTCAGAACACCAGCACCATCTAAACTCTCATTCAGCCCACCCTACAAGCGCGTCAGAGCCTTAAGACTCTTTGACAGCCCCTTAACACCCAAGACCATCATTCAGAAATCCTCATCTTCCACAACACCCTTGCCTCGAAGCAGGTTATTTGGCGACAAACCGAAAGCTGTTCCTAGTGCCTATGAAGCAAAAGAGAAGCCTGCTGCTAACGTTAATCCATTTACACCAGATG GGCAATTATTATCCAAGAAAAGGTCTCGCTCAGTTAGGTCATTATGTTCACCAAAAATTAAACCTCCAATATTTGATGTAAACGACGTGGATGCATCGGACGAGGAGATTGAGCAGCCAACAAAGAGGGTTGCTTTGCAG GAAAGTAATATACCACGGTACCATAGGGAGTTCTTAGAATTGGAGCTAATAGGAAAAGGCCAATTTGGCTCAGTATTCAAATGTGTTAATAGATTAGATGGCTGTGTTTATGCTATCAAGAAATCCACTAAACCAGTGGCGGGAAGCGCCTTTGAAAAAACTGCTCTAAATGAAGTTTATGCCCACGCAGTTTTAG GCAAACACCAACATGTAGTGAGATATTACTCAGCATGGGCAGAAGACAATCACATGATAATCCAAAACGAATACTGCAGTGGGGGCTCTTTAGCTGAGAAAATCGTCAACGAACCTCTGAGCACCTCAGAATTGAGACGAATGCTTCTGCATGTTGCTGAAGGTCTGAGGTATATTCACTCAGAAGGGCTTGTTCATATGGACCTTAAGCCTGGGAACATATTTATCTCTATAGAAAAGAAG GTAAATTTAACGAATTATGACTCAGCAGATGATGGATTTGAAGACTTGGAGGATAGCCAGATGTATGAGGAAGAGTTGACTTATAAGATTGGAGACTTAGGTCATGTGACCAGTTTAAGCAATCCACAG GTTGAAGAAGGAGATTGTCGTTATTTACCCAATGAAATTCTACATGAAGACTACAGCCACCTGACCAAAGCGGATGTCTTCGCCCTGGGTTTAAGTGCCCTTGAATGCGCAGGTGCCGGTCCCCTCCCGAAAAACGGACCCAAATGGCACGTGATACGAGAAGGACAAATACCGCAACTACCTCAAAAGTTGACAAAGGATTTGTTGGAACTCATCaa gtcGATGATTCATCCTGATCCGATGCAAAGACCCAGTACATTGCAGATCTTGCAACACCGATCGTTGAATCCTGACTGCAGTAAGTCCAAAGCTGATTTGACCAGGGAGTTAAACGCTGAAAAGTTAAGGAATGAGATGCTGGTGAAGCAGTTGAAG GAAGCAGCTCTTTGCATAAAATCAATCCAAAATAGTCGACTCATCGGAAAAAAAGTAAACCGAAGCGTCAGCACAACTACATTTTAG
- the LOC136415172 gene encoding prenylated Rab acceptor protein 1 — protein sequence MADVAVDVTGVSGQMDTPPDVPKNLSFTRFLKVPSEFPDPKEWIQQQRQNVRPWLIFIQTSNFKAPPSIPRLSKRIMRNIEYFQANYLFVFLGLILYCLITSPLILLALAGTFYAGYKLNVRHVQQKKFVIFGRELTLAQQYGVVTLCSMPVYYMVGAHGAMFWVIGASMVIITLHAAFYNIEAILPRRDDEFPLLEEV from the exons ATGGCTGATGTGGCTGTAGACGTGACAGGGGTGTCAGGTCAGATGGACACCCCTCCTGATGTACCCAAAAACCTAAGTTTCACTAG ATTTCTTAAAGTACCCTCAGAATTTCCTGATCCAAAAGAATGGATCCAACAGCAAAGGCAAAATGTCAGACCATGGTTGATTTTTATACAGACTTCAAATTTCAAGGCTCCTCCATCCATACCTCGACTAAGCAAGAGAATTATGAGGAACATCGAATACTTCCAAGCCAATTATCTGTTTGTTTTCTTAGGCTTAATTTTGTATTGCTT aatcacTTCTCCTTTAATACTGTTAGCTCTAGCTGGCACCTTTTATGCTGGATATAAATTGAATGTTAGACATGTACAACAAAAGAAATTTGTGATATTTGGCAGAGAACTTACTTTAGCCCAACAGTATGGTGTTGTAACATTATGTTCTATGCCTGTATATTATATGGTTGGGGCTCATGGGGCTATGTTTTGGGTTATAG GTGCCTCGATGGTAATTATTACCCTACATGCAGCTTTCTATAACATTGAAGCCATTTTGCCTAGAAGGGATGATGAATTTCCTTTGCTTGAAGAAGTGTAG